The Nicotiana tomentosiformis chromosome 2, ASM39032v3, whole genome shotgun sequence genome includes the window TTAGTTTAAATCCACCAGGGAAAGTTGTCGTTATATTGCAGCAAAGTTCCTCGAAGCCAGCAGTGTGGTCAGTGGTGCGCCATTCGCAACCCTCTGATATTGCTTCAGTGATCTTAAGAAGCCTGCTTCAACTTCTGAACCGTTTTATAAAAGATGAATTTTGCAAGTAAACACTTTCTTTACTCATACACCCTTGAATATATGTCCTCTGTCATATATGCCCTCTTGTTCTCGTGATACACAGCACAGACAGTTATCTCAAAAGGAGGAATATTTCACACACAACTCAACCAAACCATGCTTCTGTGCAATGACCTGCATCTTGTCCAAAGGCAAGCCTTCAACAGCAGGGTGAGAAAACACCTAATACAGGAGAAAGAGAGATCCACAAGCAGACTCCCATTTCCAGGGCATGGAAACTAAGGTTTTAAACGTAACAGTTCATCTCCTTGCCTGCTGGGGCTTGTAGATGAGGAGTTAGTCGGCCTTttaaagaacaataaattttttaGTTCTGAACTACAGAATAGTATCATTAGGTTTTGCACTGAATCTACTGAGGTAAACAACTTGCAAAAAGGAATACAATAAGAAACAataatgaactcaatgcaactaTATTCCTGAATAAGAGCACCACATTAAGGTTCCGGTCCACATAGAACTACGCTTAACACTCTAACCATTCTTAGAGACATTAATCAGGAAACAACTCAATTTATCAGATGGCTATTCATTTAGCACACAACAGTTGAGAGTACAAAGTTACCCATTATCAGACAAAATACCGATGGTAAAAAAACACTGTAATAACGTATATCATGACACATACAAACCAAAACTTTCAGTCTTCACCAATTTCTaaatttcctttttttctttttctttctttttttggttgGGATGCGCTCGGTGTATGGGGAAGTTCtaccaaatattatataaagagACAAACAAATTGCACAAGAAAAGCTTATGGTTTATGTGCCTCAAACAAGATGAAAGAATAGATTTTAAAAGTTGTGAACTATAAGAAAAGATGAACCACTATCAAAACTTTTGTTCTTCTTTTCACAGCCTCACTGAGGATGTGATGGTGCCTGGTTCATCACATTGTTACTGTGCAGCTGCATTGAAGACTCTGAAAGTAATACTGTTGCCCCCTTTGTAATGGTTTGACACTGGGAAATGAACGCAGGTGGAGGAGGCTGAGATTTATATATCTGACTGTATGCAAGATCATCCTCAATCTCATTTGCATCATTTGCAGCAGGAACTGATGCAGTTAAGATAGGTTGGGAACTAAGCTGTGGCTCAGAAGGGGCAGTATAGTGTTGCTGAGTCTGAGAAGGTGCACTAATGGGTGGTGTTGCTGCTGGGGCTGTCGTATAAACTTTAGAACCCGATTGAGCCGTCATAACCTCCTTATAAACTATTGATGGAGGGGTCATGACACTTTGCCGATGCAAGGGGGGCCGACTGGGGGCAATCACTGCTGTATGATTAATGTTTGGCTGCACCGGCATACTCTGGGATTGCATTGGCTGCACAGGAACTAAGTATATTGGGTATTGTTGATTCAATGGATAAGGACTTTGTTGCGGCTGCTGCATGGGAAGCTGATAAAACGGATAACAGGATGATACTGGCAATGGACCACTAGGATAGTGAGGTACATAACAGGCACCACCATGAACATATTGCATGCCTTGTTGGGGCTGCTTACCATCCAATGTCTGAGGTAGCTGATATCCAGAAACCTGAACCATGTTTGGCGTCTGAATGAGAGAGGGATTTGCCATGGAGCCTTCTACTTCAATAAGACTGTGTGAGGCCATAGTGGACACCACTTGAACGAGTTGCTCTTGATGAATTCCAACTTTAGGTTGAAAACCAGTACTTCCAACACCGTTATCACTGTGGAAATAAACCATATATGAAGCCCATAAGTACAGATTTAGAGGCAATCAGTATAACTGAAGGTAAGGAATATGGATCCAGATCCAAATAAATCCATGCATCTTATTTCCCGTGTTAGGTCCCGGGTGATCTAGATTCCGAATTGAAGACTattgccttctctttgtttcctcTTTTCATTAGTGTATTCCCAGTAAGAAATCAATAAAAAGCCACCACTGTCTTGAGCAGATAGATTCAAAAGCTCAAGAGAACGTTACAAGTCCCTTAATTGGAGTAATAAAGAGGAAAATACTAAGACTTATTAGAGTGAATAGATTGAATGCAATTCAGGGAAGTGCAGACTGTCAACTCATACGACTACAGTAACCACACAAGCAGCCTGTCAGCCTAGATTACACGCCAAAGCATTCACCGGGagtttttttatttctatttctcttgTTGGGAGAAAGGGATGACTAGTAAGTCAAAAATATAAATCAATATGTTTCTCAGCACCTTATTATCTCTTATCTGGTACCATTGGCCCGACTAATCCGGATTTGCCCGCTAATTATTAGGGGGAAGCATTTCCTACCAGGAATTACTCCATTCCAAGGGTTTGGTTAAGGGTGGAGGGATTCCATCCATCGCATCACATCTCCTCAATTTTCACCGGGCAAAGTAGAACTCAACCGAAACGAGACTACTCATACATCACATGTATTGGGCGCAAAATTCAGTCCATCAGACCACTAGGTCAACCAAAGATCTAAACTTTTGTTAACCTACATACTCTCAATGATTCCAATAGCATAACAAGCTAACatcgaaaagaaaaaagaaaaggaaaagagtaATACCTCTCTAATGAAGCTGATGAGGGCACTCTAACCCTTTTGTCCTGCAAATTGGCACCACCATCCTCTGATTGAACTCCAATAGCAGGCAAATTAGACATTGAAATGGAAGAACTGGTCGAACCAAAAGATGAGCTAGTCTCCAAAACCAAAGACTCGGGCACTGAACCACCCCCAAACTCCAATCCTTGCTTGGCACTCATATTTTCACTCTGACCCTCTGCAGAATTAGACCCACCCATATTTTCAAACCCGATAAGCTCATTCACAAAACCCGAATCAGTCGATTGGCCCCTTCTAGCAATCCGGGTATTATTCAAAGCATCGGAAAACCAAGAATCCGCTTTGGAATCAAGTAAAGCCGAGCCTAAGGATTCAGGCTTTACAGGAAAGAGAAATAATCTGATACGGGAAGATGTAACAGAGGCACAGGTGATCCTATCGTGTTCTTCAAGCATGTTCTGTAAGTCCTCATCGGTTGTGACAGAGATAAGAGAGTCAAGTTCCTCGTTAGGGAGCTGGTATTTGAGATAAAACGGACGGTTGCCGTAAAGGGAACGGGAAAGATGGGCAGTAAGGGCGGATAGGGACGCGGCGGTGGTACGACGGTCAACAGAGACGACACGGTTGTCACCGCCGGCGTAGCAGAGGGATTTATCGTGGGGACGTTGAACTATATGTCCACCGTAGCTGCATAAAAGGCGGACCTTGGCGGTGGAAGTGGGAAGAGGTGGCAGGTCCAAGAGGGAATCCGTGGTGGTAGACGGCGGAGCCGGCGGAGGTGGGTCCATTTAGGCGTAAATGGTGGCGGGGGATCTGGTATGTTTGGGAACAAAGCGTGAGAGAGGAAGTATGGGATTTTATTTTGGTGGCTTTAGAAGGAAACcttttttgctttttttctttctttttttgctttttgAAAGAGCAATGTAATCTTTAGATTTCTTCTGATAATAACGTTCAAACGCCTCATCAATCAAAATAAAAGATCTAACGGAAAGGTTCTTACCTCCAACTTTTTTGTCCTAAACTTCAAGAAAAAAAATGCTGTACCAATAGAGTATATTAGGGCTAGTTCCGTGCTAGGTATAAAGtataattaattttgaaattaaatTTGAGTCGAGTTTATTAATGTTTGATTGAAAAGTTTTTTTTGATAACTAATCCCGGAATTATAGTGTTTCTTATCTTATGGGAAGGTGAGATAACTAATTCTAGAATATTTAATtcagaaataattaattataatataatttGTTTCTCAATCAAACTATCGCTTAGTACCTAATTATAAAGTGCAAGTAGACTAAACTCCAAATAGAAAGCTAAACTTGAGTCAAATGTTAACATTTTGGGTCAGTTGACCGGTCAAAAGGGTAGGATAATATTTCATTTGTTTCAGTTTATATGAGGTTGGTTTTATTTGAAATAATCCAAAATATTTGACAGTAATCTGTTGGTATATCATCTTATATAATTTTCTATAAATTAAAACAGGGGAATATATAACATTTTATGCTTCGTTTGAAAGATATAAATTAATTACAGTAGTTCCATGTCAAAGTAAATGATACTCCTAAGTCCGGTCACATAAATGAGAGCAaggaaataaggaaaataaataattaagataAATTACTGTCAAACAtgtaaaagaaaaaggaaaaaggggAAAGTGAGTAATGAATAATGATACAGTGAAATCTGAGTTGGCATGCGCATATGAAATAGCTGGCAAATTCATGTGTTGGGGTAATAAACAGAGTACGATGTCTAAAGATTTATCCGAGGAGAGAGTAGTAGCAAAAAAgaattaatataaaaatattcagtAGTTGAACTGATGAAACTACAAAGACAAGCTGACATGGCTGAAGGCCGACGTAATTATAGTGACATGGTTTGCCTTTGACGCGCACATTGTTTTATGGGAACATGACCCACCTCCTACTCCTGCGCCTCTTAAATACTCAttgcataattttttttaaacattTTTTTTGTTACAAAAATGCATTCCACGCGAGTTGAAAAAGGTTTTGAAagggtaattttatttttattttatatattacgtaaaaattataatattataatttataaGAATAGTATTGAATAtgatatataattaatatatatattagtTATACTATAGATTGAAAAACACTATCAAACAAGGAattaataatatcaaaactaatacatgtattattTTCCTTAATATATCCTACCAAATGACCCTAAAAATTTTAGGTTTTATAGTAAGATTTCCCAATTTGAATTCGAATTAAATCATACTGCGAAACAGAAGAATTCCGTACGGGTAACAAACACCAAGTAAAAACAAATTACCACTACTCCCTCTATTTATTTCATGGAATAAACAAGTGCATGTTGATAAGTAGTATACAATTGTAATCAAGATAACAAGATATATCTATATCTAGATCGCCGTATTAGGTAATCTAACAAGAGATTGATGCAAATAGTATTGTA containing:
- the LOC104091280 gene encoding protein PAL OF QUIRKY encodes the protein MDPPPPAPPSTTTDSLLDLPPLPTSTAKVRLLCSYGGHIVQRPHDKSLCYAGGDNRVVSVDRRTTAASLSALTAHLSRSLYGNRPFYLKYQLPNEELDSLISVTTDEDLQNMLEEHDRITCASVTSSRIRLFLFPVKPESLGSALLDSKADSWFSDALNNTRIARRGQSTDSGFVNELIGFENMGGSNSAEGQSENMSAKQGLEFGGGSVPESLVLETSSSFGSTSSSISMSNLPAIGVQSEDGGANLQDKRVRVPSSASLESDNGVGSTGFQPKVGIHQEQLVQVVSTMASHSLIEVEGSMANPSLIQTPNMVQVSGYQLPQTLDGKQPQQGMQYVHGGACYVPHYPSGPLPVSSCYPFYQLPMQQPQQSPYPLNQQYPIYLVPVQPMQSQSMPVQPNINHTAVIAPSRPPLHRQSVMTPPSIVYKEVMTAQSGSKVYTTAPAATPPISAPSQTQQHYTAPSEPQLSSQPILTASVPAANDANEIEDDLAYSQIYKSQPPPPAFISQCQTITKGATVLLSESSMQLHSNNVMNQAPSHPQ